One Brassica napus cultivar Da-Ae chromosome C4, Da-Ae, whole genome shotgun sequence genomic region harbors:
- the LOC106446306 gene encoding DET1- and DDB1-associated protein 1 isoform X1: MGSILGDLPSFDPHNFSQHRPSDPSNPSRMVPTTYHPTHNRTLPPPHQVITTEVKNILIRSFYQRAEDKQMRPKRPASEHLAGEHGNKHFRASSSSAQGL, encoded by the exons ATGGGGTCGATTCTGGGAGATTTACCGTCCTTCGATCCTCACAATTTCAGTCAACATCGTCCCTCCGACCCTTCTAATCCCTCT AGGATGGTTCCAACTACGTATCATCCAACTCACAACCGTACTCTTCCACCTCCACATCAAG TGATAACTACGGAAGTAAAGAACATACTCATACGCAGCTTCTACCAACGAGCTGAAGATAAG CAGATGAGACCAAAGAGACCGGCTTCAGAACATCTGGCGGGTGAGCACGGGAACAAGCATTTCCGTGCTTCCTCATCATCTGCTCAGGGTTTATAA
- the LOC106446306 gene encoding DET1- and DDB1-associated protein 1 isoform X2, translated as MGSILGDLPSFDPHNFSQHRPSDPSNPSRMVPTTYHPTHNRTLPPPHQVITTEVKNILIRSFYQRAEDKMRPKRPASEHLAGEHGNKHFRASSSSAQGL; from the exons ATGGGGTCGATTCTGGGAGATTTACCGTCCTTCGATCCTCACAATTTCAGTCAACATCGTCCCTCCGACCCTTCTAATCCCTCT AGGATGGTTCCAACTACGTATCATCCAACTCACAACCGTACTCTTCCACCTCCACATCAAG TGATAACTACGGAAGTAAAGAACATACTCATACGCAGCTTCTACCAACGAGCTGAAGATAAG ATGAGACCAAAGAGACCGGCTTCAGAACATCTGGCGGGTGAGCACGGGAACAAGCATTTCCGTGCTTCCTCATCATCTGCTCAGGGTTTATAA